A single window of Drosophila suzukii chromosome 3, CBGP_Dsuzu_IsoJpt1.0, whole genome shotgun sequence DNA harbors:
- the Cnx99A gene encoding calnexin isoform X1, translating into MPRKMGGNRGATLALLFACGLLLISTAKAADLGSESDDFEDGYVEDVQEEPIAAEGDEKLAYESPVIDHKKFHFADHFDDVEASRKKWVLSQAKKDDIAEEISKYDGIWNWESPQRIVWANDLGLVLKSKAKHAAISAPLRQPFEFKQDKPLVVQYEVTLQEGQECGGSYLKLLSAGKDTEQLKAFNDKTPYTIMFGPDKCGNDVKMHFIFRHVNPINGTITEKHCNKPKNRLEEPFKDKLPHLYQLVVRPDNSFEIRVDHKIINEGSLLTDFKPPVNPPAEIDDPNDRKPDAWDEREKIPDPTAQKPEDWDEDAPPQLPDIDAVMPNGWLENEPDMIFDPTATKPEDWDSEIDGEWEAPLVDNPVCEKAPGCGKWKAPLIPNPNYKGKWRAPMIENPNYQGKWAPRKIANPDFFEDLKPFQMTPISAVGLELWSMSSDILFDNLIITDDVEVARDFAANSFDIKRRYIDRESDSFVNKVVELLKAYPPIWGVGLVAIVALVAITIYCRFGTAKSQDSAAKKAAAEAKKTDEPQPDDEPEAEEEESDLSGERAAGDSSKESTPLSASPKKKNQKSELDDNEEETKAAENQEEPAQTEETNTKTRKRQARKE; encoded by the exons ATGCCGAGGAAAATGGGAGGAAACCGGGGCGCAACGCTGGCGTTGCTTTTCGCCTGCGGTTTGCTGCTGATAAGTACGGCTAAGGCCGCCGATTTGGGTTCGGAATCGGACGACTTCGAGGATGGATATGTGGAGGATGTTCAG GAGGAGCCCATCGCAGCCGAAGGTGATGAGAAGTTAGCCTACGAGAGCCCGGTGATCGACCACAAGAAGTTCCACTTCGCGGACCACTTTGATGACGTGGAGGCCTCCAGGAAGAAGTGGGTGCTGTCGCAGGCTAAGAAGGACGACATCGCCGAGGAGATCTCCAAGTACGATGGCATCTGGAACTGGGAGTCCCCACAGCGCATCGTTTGGGCAAACGATCTGGGTCTGGTGCTCAAGTCAAAGGCCAAGCATGCGGCCATATCCGCCCCCCTGCGCCAGCCCTTCGAGTTCAAGCAAGACAAACCGCTGGTGGTGCAGTACGAGGTCACGTTGCAG GAGGGTCAGGAGTGCGGCGGCTCGTATCTGAAGCTTCTATCCGCCGGAAAAGACACGGAACAACTCAAAGCC TTCAATGACAAGACACCCTATACCATCATGTTCGGACCGGACAAGTGCGGCAATGATGTGAAAATGCACTTCATATTCCGGCACGTCAATCCAATTAATGGCACAATCACCGAGAAGCACTGCAACAAGCCAAA GAACCGTTTGGAAGAGCCCTTCAAGGACAAGCTACCCCATCTGTACCAGCTGGTGGTGCGTCCCGACAACAGCTTCGAGATTCGCGTGGACCACAAGATTATCAACGAGGGTTCTCTGTTGACCGACTTCAAGCCCCCAGTTAACCCACCAGCGGAGATCGATGACCCCAATGACCGCAAACCAGATGCGTGGGATGAGCGCGAAAAGATCCCAGATCCCACGGCACAGAAGCCCGAGGATTGGGATGAGGATGCTCCACCACAACTGCCCGATATCGATGCCGTCATGCCCAACGGCTGGCTGGAGAATGAGCCCGACATGATTTTCGATCCCACGGCCACCAAACCCGAAGATTGGGATTCCGAAATCGATGGCGAGTGGGAGGCTCCGTTGGTAGACAATCCTGTGTGCGAGAAGGCCCCCGGATGCGGCAAATGGAAGGCTCCTCTCATCCCCAATCCCAACTACAAGGGCAAGTGGCGTGCACCGATGATCGAGAATCCCAACTACCAGGGCAAGTGGGCCCCAAGGAAGATTGCCAATCCCGACTTCTTTGAAGATCTCAAGCCATTCCAAATGACGCCAATT AGCGCTGTGGGTCTGGAACTGTGGTCCATGTCCAGCGACATTCTCTTCGACAATCTGATCATCACGGACGATGTGGAGGTGGCCCGTGACTTTGCCGCCAACAGCTTCGACATCAAACGTCGCTACATCGATCGGGAATCG GACTCATTCGTGAATAAGGTAGTCGAGCTACTCAAGGCCTATCCCCCCATCTGGGGCGTTGGCCTGGTGGCCATTGTGGCGCTGGTtgccattaccatctactgTAGATTTGGTACCGCTAAGAGTCAG GACTCGGCTGCTAAAAAGGCTGCTGCCGAAGCCAAGAAGACCGACGAACCACAGCCCGATGATGAGCCCGAGGCAGAGGAGGAGGAGAGCGATCTGTCCGGCGAGCGGGCCGCTGGAGATTCCAGCAAGGAGAGCACACCGCTGTCCGCCAGTCCCAAAAAGAAGAACCAAAAGTCTGAATTAGATGATAACGAGGAGGAGACCAAGGCGGCGGAGAACCAAGAAGAGCCCGCACAGACTGAG GAAACTAACACAAAAACACGAAAGCGTCAGGCTCGCAAGGAGTAA
- the LOC108007223 gene encoding uncharacterized protein, with product MENSWSSLASIGSLVVPHTSAGLPGFPEIDHSGEDGSPLPKIPRMAEHVQNCSLPREMDTDFKEEAARFQSMQAKALPYQPGTVVIQPPKRSPPEAENNRRMYIPDLNQVITHRDIFNYFCTFGDLERVCVRNGTDNLNYAMVLFSRTASMEQAIKSNPHLIKGNRLNCRKATVRSGNRFNMQTFGIVGNQRLESSKKRTKSPVSQLPKTPKWLPIEEKSKKSDLLKQKKPQKQSIRRSARLQKLVEAKSKKTVAPGKADKSYVYAVTTKDGVSRWSFKLSESSLSPDEVRVFKKGPPQAAQALRNLREKVIPKSSELSKQNAELLESETKPNALKSLETIPDPVEAPAPIFIDLTLPQPQTRAPWVPLPKLVIPEFSKPDLRSKILSTLGQNYVHHCYTNVEAYRKSKCYIDLPPEELIKRPSVKEYVDQMYAEK from the exons ATGGAAAACTCGTGGAGCTCCTTGGCTTCGATAGGATCTCTTGTGGTGCCCCATACATCAGCGGGCTTACCAGGTTTTCCGGAAATAGATCATAGCGGTGAGGATGGCAGTCCATTGCCAAAAATACCCAGGATGGCTGAGCACGTGCAGAACTGCTCATTGCCCAGGGAAATGGACACTGACTTTAAGGAGGAAGCTG CTCGCTTTCAGTCCATGCAGGCGAAGGCTCTACCGTACCAGCCTGGTACAGTGGTAATTCAGCCACCCAAACGATCGCCTCCCGAGGCGGAAAACAATCGGCGGATGTATATTCCCGATTTGAATCAAGTCATAACCCATCGCgatattttcaattatttctGCACTTTTGGGGATTTGGAACGGGTTTGCGTGAGGAACGGCACGGATAACTTAAACTACGCCATGGTCCTGTTTTCCCGAACTGCCTCCATGGAACAGGCCATCAAGTCGAATCCGCATCTTATCAAGGGAAACCGATTGAACTGTCGCAAGGCTACGGTGAGATCAGGAAATAGGTTCAATATGCAGACATTCGGCATTGTAGGTAATCAACGGCTTGAATCTTCTAAGAAAAGAACAAAATCTCCGGTTAGTCAGCTACCCAAAACACCTAAATGGTTGCCAATTGAAGAGAAATCCAAAAAATCTGACCTCTTGAAGCAGAAGAAACCCCAAAAACAATCAATTCGCAGGTCGGCACGTCTTCAGAAATTAGTGGAAGCAAAATCTAAAAAGACAGTGGCTCCCGGGAAAGCAGATAAGAGCTACGTGTATGCAGTAACCACCAAAGATGGGGTCTCCCGATGGAGTTTCAAGTTGTCCGAATCCTCCCTGAGTCCGGACGAGGTGAGGGTCTTTAAAAAAGGTCCTCCACAAGCGGCACAGGCTCTGCGAAATCTTCGGGAGAAAGTAATACCCAAGTCTTCGGAACTCTCCAAGCAGAATGCGGAGTTATTAGAGAGTGAAACTAAGCCAAATGCTCTTAAAAGTTTAGAAACTATTCCCGATCCTGTAGAAGCTCCTGCTCCCATTTTCATTGACCTTACTTTGCCTCAACCGCAGACTCGTGCACCCTGGGTCCCACTGCCCAAATTAGTTATTCCAGAATTTTCCAAACCAGATCTGCGCTCAAAGATTCTGTCCACTTTGGGTCAAAACTACGTCCATCACTGCTACACAAATGTAGAGGCTTACCGAAAAAGCAAGTGTTATATAGATCTACCACCCGAAGAGTTGATAAAGCGACCCAGTGTCAAGGAGTATGTGGATCAGATGTACgcagaaaaataa
- the Cnx99A gene encoding calnexin isoform X2: MPRKMGGNRGATLALLFACGLLLISTAKAADLGSESDDFEDGYVEDVQEEPIAAEGDEKLAYESPVIDHKKFHFADHFDDVEASRKKWVLSQAKKDDIAEEISKYDGIWNWESPQRIVWANDLGLVLKSKAKHAAISAPLRQPFEFKQDKPLVVQYEVTLQEGQECGGSYLKLLSAGKDTEQLKAFNDKTPYTIMFGPDKCGNDVKMHFIFRHVNPINGTITEKHCNKPKNRLEEPFKDKLPHLYQLVVRPDNSFEIRVDHKIINEGSLLTDFKPPVNPPAEIDDPNDRKPDAWDEREKIPDPTAQKPEDWDEDAPPQLPDIDAVMPNGWLENEPDMIFDPTATKPEDWDSEIDGEWEAPLVDNPVCEKAPGCGKWKAPLIPNPNYKGKWRAPMIENPNYQGKWAPRKIANPDFFEDLKPFQMTPISAVGLELWSMSSDILFDNLIITDDVEVARDFAANSFDIKRRYIDRESKTFWHRLMRRMNYKPGWWALYFLYLLIPASCYVFYLYRRAKEDSAAKKAAAEAKKTDEPQPDDEPEAEEEESDLSGERAAGDSSKESTPLSASPKKKNQKSELDDNEEETKAAENQEEPAQTEETNTKTRKRQARKE, translated from the exons ATGCCGAGGAAAATGGGAGGAAACCGGGGCGCAACGCTGGCGTTGCTTTTCGCCTGCGGTTTGCTGCTGATAAGTACGGCTAAGGCCGCCGATTTGGGTTCGGAATCGGACGACTTCGAGGATGGATATGTGGAGGATGTTCAG GAGGAGCCCATCGCAGCCGAAGGTGATGAGAAGTTAGCCTACGAGAGCCCGGTGATCGACCACAAGAAGTTCCACTTCGCGGACCACTTTGATGACGTGGAGGCCTCCAGGAAGAAGTGGGTGCTGTCGCAGGCTAAGAAGGACGACATCGCCGAGGAGATCTCCAAGTACGATGGCATCTGGAACTGGGAGTCCCCACAGCGCATCGTTTGGGCAAACGATCTGGGTCTGGTGCTCAAGTCAAAGGCCAAGCATGCGGCCATATCCGCCCCCCTGCGCCAGCCCTTCGAGTTCAAGCAAGACAAACCGCTGGTGGTGCAGTACGAGGTCACGTTGCAG GAGGGTCAGGAGTGCGGCGGCTCGTATCTGAAGCTTCTATCCGCCGGAAAAGACACGGAACAACTCAAAGCC TTCAATGACAAGACACCCTATACCATCATGTTCGGACCGGACAAGTGCGGCAATGATGTGAAAATGCACTTCATATTCCGGCACGTCAATCCAATTAATGGCACAATCACCGAGAAGCACTGCAACAAGCCAAA GAACCGTTTGGAAGAGCCCTTCAAGGACAAGCTACCCCATCTGTACCAGCTGGTGGTGCGTCCCGACAACAGCTTCGAGATTCGCGTGGACCACAAGATTATCAACGAGGGTTCTCTGTTGACCGACTTCAAGCCCCCAGTTAACCCACCAGCGGAGATCGATGACCCCAATGACCGCAAACCAGATGCGTGGGATGAGCGCGAAAAGATCCCAGATCCCACGGCACAGAAGCCCGAGGATTGGGATGAGGATGCTCCACCACAACTGCCCGATATCGATGCCGTCATGCCCAACGGCTGGCTGGAGAATGAGCCCGACATGATTTTCGATCCCACGGCCACCAAACCCGAAGATTGGGATTCCGAAATCGATGGCGAGTGGGAGGCTCCGTTGGTAGACAATCCTGTGTGCGAGAAGGCCCCCGGATGCGGCAAATGGAAGGCTCCTCTCATCCCCAATCCCAACTACAAGGGCAAGTGGCGTGCACCGATGATCGAGAATCCCAACTACCAGGGCAAGTGGGCCCCAAGGAAGATTGCCAATCCCGACTTCTTTGAAGATCTCAAGCCATTCCAAATGACGCCAATT AGCGCTGTGGGTCTGGAACTGTGGTCCATGTCCAGCGACATTCTCTTCGACAATCTGATCATCACGGACGATGTGGAGGTGGCCCGTGACTTTGCCGCCAACAGCTTCGACATCAAACGTCGCTACATCGATCGGGAATCG AAAACCTTCTGGCACCGCCTGATGCGCCGCATGAACTACAAGCCCGGATGGTGGGCTCTGTACTTCCTGTACCTGCTCATTCCGGCCAGTTGCTATGTCTTCTATCTCTACCGACGCGCCAAAGAG GACTCGGCTGCTAAAAAGGCTGCTGCCGAAGCCAAGAAGACCGACGAACCACAGCCCGATGATGAGCCCGAGGCAGAGGAGGAGGAGAGCGATCTGTCCGGCGAGCGGGCCGCTGGAGATTCCAGCAAGGAGAGCACACCGCTGTCCGCCAGTCCCAAAAAGAAGAACCAAAAGTCTGAATTAGATGATAACGAGGAGGAGACCAAGGCGGCGGAGAACCAAGAAGAGCCCGCACAGACTGAG GAAACTAACACAAAAACACGAAAGCGTCAGGCTCGCAAGGAGTAA